In Bradyrhizobium symbiodeficiens, the genomic stretch CTGCTTCTTGAGCAGGATCGCAGCGTAGAGACCCGCAGGTCCGCCACCGATGATCGCGACTTTCATGGGAGCCTCGCCAAGTTCACCCGGCCACAAAACTATTTTAAGCCTAAAATAATTTCGCGCAAGTCCCCGTTGCTGGCCCGGCGTCGGACAAAGACGCCGTCTAGTCGCCCCTGAATACCGGCTTGACCTTGTTGGCGAAGGCCTCGAAGGCGCGCTCGAAATCGGTCGTGGTCATGCACAGGGCCTGGGCAACGGCTTCCGCCTCGATCGCCTCCTCCACCGACATGGCCCATTCCATCGCCAGCATCCGCTTGGTCATGGTGTTGGCGAAGGTCGGCCCTTCCGCGATCTGCTTTGCCAGCAGTTGCGCCTGGGGTAGCACCTGCTCCGGCGTGACGATGCGGCTGAAAAAGCCCCAGCGTTCGCCTTCCTCCGCGGTCATGAACCGGCCGGTGTAGAGCAACTCGGAGGCGCGGGACTGTCCGATGATCCGCGGCAGGATCGCGCAGGCGCCCATGTCGCAGCCAGCCAGCCCCACCTTGTTGAACAGGAACGCCACCTTGGTCCCGCTCGCCGCGAGGCGCATGTCGGATGCCATCGCGACGATCGCACCGGCCCCGGCACAGATGCCCTCGACCGCGGCTATGATCGGCTGCGGGCACGCGCGCATCGCCTTGACGAGATCGCCCGTCATCCGGGTGAAGGCCGTGAGCCCCTTGGTGTCCATCTTCACCAGCGGGCCGATGATCTCGAACACGTCGCCACCGGACGAGAAATTGCCGCCGGCGCCGGTGACGACGATGGATTTGACCTCGTCGTCGAACGCGCAAGCGCGGAAGAGATCGGTCAACTCCCGATAGCTTTCGAACGTCAGCGGATTCTTTCGCTCCGGCCGGTTGAGCGTGACGGTCGCGACACCGTCGACCACCGCCAGCAGGAAGTGCTGCGGCGAATAGTCCGCGAGCGGAATGGTGACGGGATTTGCTGGCCTGCTCATGCGATCTCCTTGGCTTCCTTGTTCCGCGCCTGCGCCATGCACGCTAGACCTCGCCCCCGGCCACGGCAATCGCCTGCCCGGTGATCGCGCCGGCACCCTCGCCGCACAACCAGAGAACTGCGTCTGCCACTTCCTGAGGCGTGATCAGGCGCCCTTGCGGATTGTGCTTGGAGAGCTCTGCGATTGCCTGTTCGCGGCTACGCCCTGTCTTGTTCATGATGTTCTCGATGCTGCCAGCGACGAGATCGGTGTCGGTGAAGCCGGGACACACCGCGTTCACGGTGACGTTGCTTACGGCCATCTCGAGGGCAAGGGAACGCACCAGGCCGATCACGGCGTGCTTGGCCGCGCTGTACGCGCTGACGTAGGCATAGCCTTTCAGGCCCGCGGTCGAGGCGACCGCGACGATACGGCCATAGGGACGATCCTTCATGCCCGGCAGCACAGCACGGATGGCGTGGACCACGCCCATGAAATTGACATCCATCATGCGCGCAAAAAGGGCGGCGTCCGACTTCGCGAATGGCGCGGATTCGGCGCTGCCTGCATTGGCAATGAGGATATCAATCGGCTGCCGCGCGCTCGCCTCGGCAATGGCGGCCTTCAACGACGCTTCGTCCGAAACATCGGCGACGGCCGCGAAATGCGCGGCGCCGGAATCGACCGCCTCTGCGAGAGTCGCCGCATTCCGGCCAAGCACGGTTACGGTGGCGCCGGCACTGACGAGAGATGCCGCGATCGCGCGGCCAATGCCGCGACCGCCACCTGTCACCAGCGCGTGCGGCGAGTGCGGCAATCCGGACATGCGCTGGCTCCCTGAGATCTCGTGATCGTTCTTCCGATATATTTTAACCTTCAAATTTTTGCAACGAAAGCGGCGATCGCCGCCGCGAACGTCACCCGAGAGCGCGGCCCGAAAATTGCTTTAAGTATAAAATTATCACTTCCCATCCCCCACAGGCCTGTTAGCATCAAAGGGCCAATCCAAAGGATGTCGCGTGTCGCAGCCTGCGCCAAAGATAACAAGGGACGGACGCTTCGCCTATGAAGCCGCGGGCAATCCGAACGCGACACCTCTGATCTTCCTGCATGGCATCGGTGGCGCAGCGCGGGCCTGGCGGCGGCAACTCGCCACGTTCAGCGACCGCTTCCGCACAGTCGCATGGGATATGCCGGGCTACGGCAGATCGGCGCCGCTCGCCAGCGTCAGCATCGCTGCCCTGGCGGAGGCGCTCCAGCAATTCATCGAACAACTCGGCGCAGCCAGACCCATCCTGGTCGGTCACTCGATCGGCGGCATGATCGTGCAGAAGTGGCTGGTGCGGTCTCCAGAGCTGGCACAGGCCGTCGTGCTGGCACAAACCAGTCCGGCCTTCGGCAAGGCTGACGGCGACTGGCAAAAATCGTTCATCGCGGCGCGGCTCGGGCCGCTCGATCGCGGCGAGACGATGAAGTCGCTGGCGCCTTCACTGGTGAAGGAGCTCGTCGGCGACGATCCCGATCCGAACGGGATGGAACTTGCACGCGAATGCATGGGAAGCGTGCCGGAGGCGAGCTATCGCGCCATGATGCTGGCTCTCATCGGCTTCGATCAGCGCAGCACGCTCGGGAATATTTCCGTCCCTACGTTACTGCTGTCGGGATCCAAGGACAACAATGCGCCCGCGCCCATGATGGCGAAGACGGCAACGTACATTCCTGGGGCTGAATATGTCGAGCTCGCCGGCGTCGGCCATCTCGCCAACCTTGAACGCCCCGACGCCTTCGACGAAGCCCTTGGCAAGTTCCTGAACTCTCTCGCGACCAAAGCGTAAGGTGACTGCAATGACCATGCAAGTCAGCAAGACTATCGGCACGACTGACAAGGTCGCGCTGGACGCTCCGATCTTCGATCCCGTTGCATTCCGCTTGAGCGACGAGCAGGCCGGCATCATCACACGGGCAAGGGAGATCGGCCAGAGCGTGTTCGCCGGTCGCGCCGCCACTTACGATCGCGAGGCGGCCTTTCCGGTCGAGAATTATCGCGACCTGCATCGCGTCGGCCTGCTCGGCATCGCCGTTCCGAGGAAACACGGCGGGCTCGGCGCGAACTACCAGACCTATGCGCTGGCGGCGGCCGAGATCGGCCGCTATTGCGGCGCAACCGCGCTGACGTGGAACATGCACGTGTGCTCGACCCTGTGGTCTGGCCCGCTCGCCGACGATCTCGACATGGACGCCGAGACCCGCGCGGAGCACGAGCGGCGTCGTGCGGTCCACTATAAGCGCATCGTCGATGACGGCGCGATCTATTCGCAGCCCTTCTCGGAGGGTGGTGCGGCCGCCGCCGGCGGCGTCGCGTTCGGCACGGAAGCAAAACCCGTGGAAGGCGGCTGGATCGTCAGCGGCAAGAAAATCTTTGCTTCGCTCTCCGGTCATGCCGACTATTACGGCGTGCTCTGCACCGAGATCGAGGAAGGCGAGAAGGCGTCGCGCCGCAACACGCTTTATCTCGCCATCTCGGCCAAATCCGAAGGCGTCTCGGTCGTCGGCGACTGGGACCCGCTCGGCATGCGCGGCACGGTTTCACGCACGTTGCTGTTCAAGGATGTGTTCGTGCCGGACGATTCTGCGCTGATGCCCCGCGGCGTCTATTTCCAGGCCGCGATGCGCTGGCCGCACATGTTCCTGACGTTGTCGCCGACCTATATGGGCCTGGCGCAAGCCGCCTATGACTTCACCGTACGTTATTTGCGCGGCGAAGTGCCGGGAATGCCGCCGGTCAAGCGTCGGATGTATCCGACTAAGCAGATCGCGGTCGCGCAGATGCAGATCAAGCTGGAGCAGATCAAGGCGATCTGGTTCCAGGCCGTCACCGAGGCCTGCGCCAATCCGAGCAAGGAACAGGTGCTGCGCGCCTATGCCGCGCAATATTCGGTGATGGAGGGCGCCAACGAGCTCGCCGCGCTCGCGATCCGCACCTGCGGCGGCCAGGCCATGCTTCGCTCGCTGCCGCTGGAGCGGATCTACCGCGACAGCCGCTGCGGCTCGCTGATGCTGCCCTGGACTGCCGAATTGTGCCTCGACCGGATCGGACGCGAGGCGCTGTACGAGACCGGCGAGACGGACGACTGACGGTGGACCTCTGCAGTCTGATCGACCGCAACGCGGCGTTTTCGCCAGACAAAACGGCCATTGCCTTCGAGGAAGAGCGGCTCAGCTATGCCGCGTTCGCCGCACGCATCGAACGCACCGCGACGGCATTGAAGCAGGAGCTCGGCGTCGGCCGCGGCGACCGCGTTGCCATCCTCAGCCTGAACCGGCCGGACTATCTGGTCCTGCTCTACGCATGCGCACGGCTGGGTGCGATGCTCGTGCCGCTGAACTGGAGGCTCGCGGTCGCCGAGCAACTCTTCATCCTCGCCGATGCGGGCGCCAAGGTGCTGGTGCTCGAGCAGGCATTCGAGGGCGTTCTCCCCGAGCTAGCGCCGGGGACATCCGTTGTCGGCCTTGGCTTCACGCCGCCTCATGGCACGACATTCGAAGGCCTGCTGGCGCGCAGCGACGGCAGCAGCCGAAATCCACACACCGATCTCTCCTGCCCGCTTCTGATCGTCTACACATCGGGGACAACCGGGCGGCCGAAAGGCGCGGTGCTGCGCCAGGAGGCGCTATTCTGGAACGGCGTCATGAGCCAGCACATGCATAACATGACGTCCGACGACCACGTGCTGACCGTGCTGCCATTTTTCCACGTCGGCGGCCTCAACATCCAGACAACGCCGGCGCTTCAGTTGGGCGCAACTGTCACAATCCACGCCCGCTTCGCGCCGGACACCGCGCTCGCGGCCATTGAGCACGAGCGGCCGACGCTCACGGTCATGGTACCTGCGATCATCCAGGCCGTGAGCGAGCATCCTGCCTGGGCGGCGGCCGATCTCTCGTCACTCAAGGCCGTCGCGACAGGCTCGACCATCGTACCCTCGCATCTGATCGAGCGTTTCGTCGCGCGCGATGTCCCGGTGCTTCAGGTTTACGGCTCGACGGAAACCTGCCCGATCGCCGTCTACACACGGCTCGGCGGTGACCTTTCGCGGGCGGGATCGACCGGGCTTGCTGGCCTGTGCTGCGAAGCGAAGGTGGTCGATCATTCCAGCAATGAGGTGCCGGCTGGCACGCCGGGCGAAATCGCGGTGCGCGGACCCAATGTGTTCTTCGAATATTGGGGCAACGAGGCCGCAACGCGCGATGCGTTGCACGACGGCTGGTATCGCACCGGCGATATCGGCCTGTGCGACGCCGACGGCTATTTCTGGGTCCGCGACCGCAAGAAGAACATGATCATTTCAGGCGGGGAAAACGTCTACCCGGCAGAGGTCGAGCGCGTCCTGCTCGAACATCCCGACGTCAGCGAATGCGCCGTGATCGGCCGGCCGGACCCGCGGTGGGACGAGGTGCCGATCGCCTATGTGATCCCCCGATCCGGCTGCCGGCTCGAAGCGGACGAACTCAGAACGCACATCCAGGTGCAACTCGCGCGCTACAAGGTGCCGCGCGACATTATCTTCGTCACCGACCTGCCGCGCACGGCGCTGGGAAAGGTCCAGCATTTCCTGCTGAGGCAACTCGATGCGCAGTCCCGCGCGCAAGGAGAAGCATCTTGAAGATTGCGGTTCTGGGTGGGGGAAACGGCTCTTTCGCGGCCGCTGGCGATTTTGCGCTGTCGGGGCATGAGGTGCGGCTCTGGCGCCGCGATGCCGGTCAGGTCACGGCGCATCGCGCTGCCGGCTCGCGCATCCTGGTGAGGGATCACAACGGCCGCCACGACGTGAAGCTCGCGCTGGTCACGACCGATATCGCCGAGGCCGTCAACGGCACGGAGCTGATCTTGTGCCCCGCTCCTGCCTTCGCGCAAACCGATATCGCTCGCCTGCTCGCCCCGCATCTGCGGGACGGTCAGGTCGTATTCCTGCCGCCGGCGACATTCGGCTCGATGATCTTCGCGCAAGCTGCGCGGGACGCCGGCAACCAGGCCAAGGCAAGCTTTGCCGAAACCGGCACGCTGCCGTGGCTGACCCGCAAGCACGGACCGTTCGAGGTCGCGATCACCATCCGCGCCAAACGGCTTCCGGTCGGGGTGTTCCCGCTCGATCACGCACCGCACGCGCTTGACGTGATCGGACGCGCTTTCCCCGACGCGATCGAGCCGTGCGGAGACGCGCTGTCCGGGGCGTTGATGAATGCCGGCCCGATCATTCATCCACCGCTGATCGTGATGAATGCAGGTCCAATCGAGCATTTCGAGCGCTGGGACATTCACAAGGAAGGCACCCAGGCCGCGATCCGCCGGGTGACCGACGCACTTGACGCCGAGCGGATCGCCGTGCGCGAAGCGCTCGGTTACCGCGCACCGCATTTCCCGCTCGCTCATCACTATGCGAAGGAAGGCGAGATCTGGATGTATGGTCGCGGCTCGCATGACCGGCTGACCGAATCAGGCGACTGGCGCGAGCGGATCGTGCTGACGGAGCACCGTTACATGCGAGAAGACCTCCGGCTTGGGCTGTCGCTGCTGGTGTCGGTTGCCGGCCTGGCTGGCGTGGCCACGCCGCTCGCCAAAGCGTTCCTGTCGATCGGCGGCGCGATTTGCGGCGAGGATTTTGCGCAAGGTGGCCGAACGCTCGAGACGCTGGGGCTCGACAATCTCAGCAAGGCCGAATTGCAGACGGTGCTTCGCAATGGATTCTGATCGATGACCAATCGCGCCAACATCGTCTGTCTGGGGGCTGGCCGCATGGGGCGCGGCATCGCGGTCGCGTTCGCCTACGCTGGGCACAAGGTTACGATGATCGACGTCAAGGCGCGCTCCGCGGAGGAGTTCGCCAAGCTGGAGGCGGACGCGCTGGGCGAAGTCGGCAAGACCTTTGCCAGCCTGTCGAAGCTGGGATTGCTGACCGAAGCGGATGTTGACCCGCTCGTCGCGCGCGTCTCGGTGGTGCCCGCCAGCCAGAGCGGGGCAGCCCTCTCCAGGGCCGGTATGGTCTTCGAGGGCGTTCCCGAGGTCGTCGAACTCAAGCGGGAGGTGCTCGGGGCGGCTTCAAAGCAGGTCGGTCCGGATACAATCATCGCCTCGACGACATCTACCATCCTCGTCGACGATCTATCCGGCGCGATCGTGAACCCCCGCCGCTTTCTCAACGTGCACTGGCTCAACCCGGCCTATCTGATCCCGCTGGTCGAGGTTTCGCCCGGCCGAGCCACCGACCCCGCCATCGTCGAGGACGTCAAGACGCTGCTCGAAGGCATCGGCAAGGTACCCGTGGTCTGCGCCGCCACACCCGGCTTCATCGTTCCACGCATCCAGGCGCTGGCGATGAACGAGGCCGCGCGCATGGTCGAGGAAGGCGTCGCCAGTCCCGAGGAGATCGACAAAGCGATCCGCTATGGCTTCGGCTTCCGCTATGCCGTGCTCGGACTGCTCGAGTTCATCGACTGGGGTGGTGGCGACATCTTGTACTATGCCAGCCGCTATCTCGAAGGCGCGCTCGGCAGCGACCGCTATCGCGCGCCGGACGTCATCTCACGCAACATGCATGAAGGCCGGATCGGCTTGCGCACGGGCGCCGGCTTTCTCGACTATTCGGGCATGGACGTCGATGCCTATCGCGTAAAACGGCTTCAGGCCATGGTGGACCTGCTGCGCCACTTCGACCTGGCTCGCCCACCCGTGCTCGACCGCGTTTAGCCGAATACGTCCTGGAGCACGCCTCCCCGGACCACGGCAACGCCATCGAGCTCGATCGTCGTTCCCATCATCGGCAGATCGAAATGCCCCGCCGTGTAGCGGCCGGCGAATTCGTTGGCGCCGGTCGAGAACAGGAAATTACCGGAGACGGCTCGGATCTCCGTGCCATTGGTGTCGCGCTGGTCGTACATCGACAGCGCTTCATAACGCGCACCCGGGTTCATGCCGAAACCGACATGCGAGACCGCATAGGCCTCGCGATCGCCCCAAGCCGCAAGATAGGCACGCATCATTGCGGCGTCCGTGCCTTCGCCTTCGAGTTCGACGACATAGTCGTCTTTCAAGGTCATCGTCACCGGCGACGTCAGATAGCGCTTGAAGGTCAGGTTGATGTCGCCTGGCGCCATCACCAGCGTTCCGTTGATCGTCCCGCTTTTGGGGAAGCTGACGACGATTCCACCGGGCCAATGCGCCAGCGTGCCGGGCTTGTCGGTCCAGCCCCATACACCGACCGTGGACGCACCGACCATATCGACATCGAGCGCGGTGCCAGCCTTCGAGGTCACCCGCATTCGCTTGGTCCCGCGCAGCATCTTGGCCGCCGCCCGAACGCGCTTCTCGAGCGCTGTATCCGGCACCATCCGCTCCAGCGCCTCGGGATGTTCGTTGGAGATCACCAGGATCCGCGCGCCGGCCTTGAGGATCTCCGGCGTCTCCACCGCGTGCATCAAGCCCTCGATGGTGCAGTCCACCACGAAACCAGCCTGCTGAAGCGCACTGATGACCGGACCAAGCTTCTGGATCGCCTCGCTCGCCCCCGTCGAGCGAACCGGAACGATATGCCGGTTCCGCGGTGTCGGCATTACCACGTGAAACGGCCGCGCGCCCATGCGCAGCAGCGCAAGCTCCGCCAGATGCACGTTCAGCGCACGCGACTGGGTTTCGGAGAGGATCGCCGCGGTATCGCCGGACTTGACGGCGCAGCGTTCAAAGATCTCGCAGAATGCGTCGATCCATTTTGCCTCAATGCGATCAGCCAGCATGGTTCACTCCCGGTCTTCCGGTTTCTTCTTGGTCAGTTCAGGCCTCGGGAAAGCCCCGCAGCAAGTATGAGCGCAGCGCCCCGAGCAGGCCATTCAGGATCAGGCCCAGCAGCGAGATCGTGATCAGAGGCACGAACATGTCGACGGCTTGAAAAGTCCGCGCCGCGGTCACGAGCGCATGCCCCAATCCGTCCGTCGACGTGATCATCTCGGCCAGAAACACCACGATGCAGGAAATGACAAGCCCGATCCGGCAGCCAGTCAGGATCGACGGCATCGCCGCCGGCAGCACCACCTTGAAGAGGATTTCGTAGCGTGGCGTTCCCGCTGCCATCGCCGACCAGATCAGCTTTTGTTCGACGGTCGAGGCACCATAATAGGTCGAGAGCAGAATGGGAAAGAGTGCGTCCGCAGCCACCAATGTGATCTTCGACCCGTGGCCGAAGCCGAGCAAAAGCAGGAGTGCCGGATAGAGCGCAACCTTGGGCAGCGGGGCCAATACGCGGACGATCGGCCGAACCACGGCATTGATCGCCGGATTTGCGGCGGCGGCAATGCCGATGCTGACACCCAGCACGACCGCAATCGCGA encodes the following:
- a CDS encoding enoyl-CoA hydratase family protein — protein: MSRPANPVTIPLADYSPQHFLLAVVDGVATVTLNRPERKNPLTFESYRELTDLFRACAFDDEVKSIVVTGAGGNFSSGGDVFEIIGPLVKMDTKGLTAFTRMTGDLVKAMRACPQPIIAAVEGICAGAGAIVAMASDMRLAASGTKVAFLFNKVGLAGCDMGACAILPRIIGQSRASELLYTGRFMTAEEGERWGFFSRIVTPEQVLPQAQLLAKQIAEGPTFANTMTKRMLAMEWAMSVEEAIEAEAVAQALCMTTTDFERAFEAFANKVKPVFRGD
- a CDS encoding SDR family NAD(P)-dependent oxidoreductase; protein product: MSGLPHSPHALVTGGGRGIGRAIAASLVSAGATVTVLGRNAATLAEAVDSGAAHFAAVADVSDEASLKAAIAEASARQPIDILIANAGSAESAPFAKSDAALFARMMDVNFMGVVHAIRAVLPGMKDRPYGRIVAVASTAGLKGYAYVSAYSAAKHAVIGLVRSLALEMAVSNVTVNAVCPGFTDTDLVAGSIENIMNKTGRSREQAIAELSKHNPQGRLITPQEVADAVLWLCGEGAGAITGQAIAVAGGEV
- a CDS encoding alpha/beta fold hydrolase; this translates as MSQPAPKITRDGRFAYEAAGNPNATPLIFLHGIGGAARAWRRQLATFSDRFRTVAWDMPGYGRSAPLASVSIAALAEALQQFIEQLGAARPILVGHSIGGMIVQKWLVRSPELAQAVVLAQTSPAFGKADGDWQKSFIAARLGPLDRGETMKSLAPSLVKELVGDDPDPNGMELARECMGSVPEASYRAMMLALIGFDQRSTLGNISVPTLLLSGSKDNNAPAPMMAKTATYIPGAEYVELAGVGHLANLERPDAFDEALGKFLNSLATKA
- a CDS encoding acyl-CoA dehydrogenase family protein produces the protein MTMQVSKTIGTTDKVALDAPIFDPVAFRLSDEQAGIITRAREIGQSVFAGRAATYDREAAFPVENYRDLHRVGLLGIAVPRKHGGLGANYQTYALAAAEIGRYCGATALTWNMHVCSTLWSGPLADDLDMDAETRAEHERRRAVHYKRIVDDGAIYSQPFSEGGAAAAGGVAFGTEAKPVEGGWIVSGKKIFASLSGHADYYGVLCTEIEEGEKASRRNTLYLAISAKSEGVSVVGDWDPLGMRGTVSRTLLFKDVFVPDDSALMPRGVYFQAAMRWPHMFLTLSPTYMGLAQAAYDFTVRYLRGEVPGMPPVKRRMYPTKQIAVAQMQIKLEQIKAIWFQAVTEACANPSKEQVLRAYAAQYSVMEGANELAALAIRTCGGQAMLRSLPLERIYRDSRCGSLMLPWTAELCLDRIGREALYETGETDD
- a CDS encoding class I adenylate-forming enzyme family protein; translated protein: MDLCSLIDRNAAFSPDKTAIAFEEERLSYAAFAARIERTATALKQELGVGRGDRVAILSLNRPDYLVLLYACARLGAMLVPLNWRLAVAEQLFILADAGAKVLVLEQAFEGVLPELAPGTSVVGLGFTPPHGTTFEGLLARSDGSSRNPHTDLSCPLLIVYTSGTTGRPKGAVLRQEALFWNGVMSQHMHNMTSDDHVLTVLPFFHVGGLNIQTTPALQLGATVTIHARFAPDTALAAIEHERPTLTVMVPAIIQAVSEHPAWAAADLSSLKAVATGSTIVPSHLIERFVARDVPVLQVYGSTETCPIAVYTRLGGDLSRAGSTGLAGLCCEAKVVDHSSNEVPAGTPGEIAVRGPNVFFEYWGNEAATRDALHDGWYRTGDIGLCDADGYFWVRDRKKNMIISGGENVYPAEVERVLLEHPDVSECAVIGRPDPRWDEVPIAYVIPRSGCRLEADELRTHIQVQLARYKVPRDIIFVTDLPRTALGKVQHFLLRQLDAQSRAQGEAS
- a CDS encoding NAD/NADP-dependent octopine/nopaline dehydrogenase family protein, giving the protein MKIAVLGGGNGSFAAAGDFALSGHEVRLWRRDAGQVTAHRAAGSRILVRDHNGRHDVKLALVTTDIAEAVNGTELILCPAPAFAQTDIARLLAPHLRDGQVVFLPPATFGSMIFAQAARDAGNQAKASFAETGTLPWLTRKHGPFEVAITIRAKRLPVGVFPLDHAPHALDVIGRAFPDAIEPCGDALSGALMNAGPIIHPPLIVMNAGPIEHFERWDIHKEGTQAAIRRVTDALDAERIAVREALGYRAPHFPLAHHYAKEGEIWMYGRGSHDRLTESGDWRERIVLTEHRYMREDLRLGLSLLVSVAGLAGVATPLAKAFLSIGGAICGEDFAQGGRTLETLGLDNLSKAELQTVLRNGF
- a CDS encoding 3-hydroxybutyryl-CoA dehydrogenase, producing the protein MTNRANIVCLGAGRMGRGIAVAFAYAGHKVTMIDVKARSAEEFAKLEADALGEVGKTFASLSKLGLLTEADVDPLVARVSVVPASQSGAALSRAGMVFEGVPEVVELKREVLGAASKQVGPDTIIASTTSTILVDDLSGAIVNPRRFLNVHWLNPAYLIPLVEVSPGRATDPAIVEDVKTLLEGIGKVPVVCAATPGFIVPRIQALAMNEAARMVEEGVASPEEIDKAIRYGFGFRYAVLGLLEFIDWGGGDILYYASRYLEGALGSDRYRAPDVISRNMHEGRIGLRTGAGFLDYSGMDVDAYRVKRLQAMVDLLRHFDLARPPVLDRV
- a CDS encoding peptidase M29, whose amino-acid sequence is MLADRIEAKWIDAFCEIFERCAVKSGDTAAILSETQSRALNVHLAELALLRMGARPFHVVMPTPRNRHIVPVRSTGASEAIQKLGPVISALQQAGFVVDCTIEGLMHAVETPEILKAGARILVISNEHPEALERMVPDTALEKRVRAAAKMLRGTKRMRVTSKAGTALDVDMVGASTVGVWGWTDKPGTLAHWPGGIVVSFPKSGTINGTLVMAPGDINLTFKRYLTSPVTMTLKDDYVVELEGEGTDAAMMRAYLAAWGDREAYAVSHVGFGMNPGARYEALSMYDQRDTNGTEIRAVSGNFLFSTGANEFAGRYTAGHFDLPMMGTTIELDGVAVVRGGVLQDVFG
- a CDS encoding ABC transporter permease, with amino-acid sequence MSRLLSANVLLGIAPIALVIALWQGLVSFGFAPAVLLPPPGFVFSRLLQQLVTWTFQQEIAATLIRLFAGFAIAVVLGVSIGIAAAANPAINAVVRPIVRVLAPLPKVALYPALLLLLGFGHGSKITLVAADALFPILLSTYYGASTVEQKLIWSAMAAGTPRYEILFKVVLPAAMPSILTGCRIGLVISCIVVFLAEMITSTDGLGHALVTAARTFQAVDMFVPLITISLLGLILNGLLGALRSYLLRGFPEA